A window of the Gemmatimonadota bacterium genome harbors these coding sequences:
- the hisS gene encoding histidine--tRNA ligase, which produces MSSTSSLPGFRDFYPDELARRAHIFRAWRAVARKYAFVEYDGPPLEPLELYTKKSGDEIVGQLYNFVDKGGREVALRPEMTPTFARMVGARANALRKPVKWFSVPQLFRYERAQRGRLREHYQLNVDIVGESSELADAELLAVAIDIMRELGLTSADVRARVSDRRLLNGILLTLGVTESQVPAVYGVVDKIARQPREVSAQKLADAGLAPALVERVLALASGTTFEQVKAEFGAAPAALEHVERFARYREHLAGLGVGDWVDLDLSIVRGLAYYTGIVFELFDAKGELRAICGGGRYDTLLKALGGTDLPALGFGMGDVVLGELLQDRGLFPAVSEDAVDLQLVAGNGAATAGFASALALVTTLRGAGFSVAHGLNAERYMSQATRNQVDGAKKAGVTAAIYFDEHGRTEALSLLGSMKGAATHAMDTGAALAGDAATMQGLRDWLHQQRTNARTSSGTNG; this is translated from the coding sequence ATGAGTAGCACGTCGTCCCTGCCGGGGTTCCGCGATTTCTATCCTGACGAGCTGGCCCGCCGCGCGCACATCTTCCGCGCCTGGCGGGCCGTAGCGCGCAAGTACGCGTTCGTCGAGTACGACGGGCCGCCGCTGGAGCCGCTGGAGCTCTACACCAAGAAGAGCGGCGACGAGATCGTCGGACAGCTCTACAACTTCGTCGACAAGGGCGGGCGCGAGGTGGCGCTGCGGCCGGAGATGACGCCGACCTTCGCGCGGATGGTCGGCGCGCGGGCCAACGCGCTGCGCAAACCGGTGAAGTGGTTCTCGGTGCCGCAGCTCTTCCGGTACGAGCGGGCGCAGCGGGGACGGTTGCGCGAGCACTACCAGCTGAACGTCGACATCGTGGGCGAGTCGAGCGAACTCGCGGATGCGGAGCTGCTCGCGGTCGCGATCGACATCATGCGGGAGCTGGGGCTCACGAGCGCGGATGTCCGGGCGCGGGTGAGTGACCGGCGGCTGCTCAACGGCATCCTGCTCACCCTCGGGGTGACGGAGTCGCAGGTCCCCGCGGTCTACGGCGTCGTCGACAAGATCGCGCGCCAGCCGCGGGAGGTCTCGGCGCAGAAGCTCGCCGACGCCGGTCTCGCGCCGGCGCTCGTCGAGCGCGTGCTCGCCCTGGCGAGCGGCACGACCTTCGAGCAGGTGAAGGCCGAGTTCGGGGCGGCGCCGGCGGCGCTGGAGCACGTCGAGCGCTTCGCGCGGTACCGGGAGCACCTGGCCGGCCTCGGCGTGGGCGACTGGGTCGATCTCGACCTCTCGATCGTGCGCGGGCTCGCGTACTACACGGGGATCGTCTTCGAACTGTTCGACGCCAAGGGCGAGCTCCGCGCCATCTGCGGCGGCGGTCGCTACGACACCCTCCTCAAGGCGCTCGGCGGCACCGATCTCCCCGCGCTCGGCTTCGGCATGGGCGACGTGGTGCTCGGCGAGTTGCTCCAGGACCGCGGACTCTTCCCGGCCGTGAGCGAGGATGCCGTGGACCTCCAGCTCGTCGCCGGGAACGGGGCCGCGACGGCCGGGTTCGCGAGCGCGCTCGCGCTCGTGACCACGCTCCGCGGGGCCGGCTTCAGCGTCGCGCACGGGCTCAACGCCGAGCGCTACATGAGCCAGGCGACCCGCAACCAGGTGGACGGGGCCAAGAAGGCCGGCGTGACCGCCGCGATCTACTTCGACGAGCACGGCCGCACCGAGGCGCTGAGCCTCCTCGGGTCGATGAAGGGCGCCGCGACGCACGCGATGGACACCGGCGCCGCCCTCGCGGGCGATGCCGCGACGATGCAGGGACTCCGGGATTGGCTGCACCAGCAGCGCACGAACGCACGCACCTCCAGCGGGACCAATGGCTGA
- a CDS encoding bifunctional folylpolyglutamate synthase/dihydrofolate synthase, which yields MGELLTGRSYREALDFLFARTTGQWKLGLERIEAFLAALGDPHRRIRTLHVAGTNGKGSVCASLEAVLRARGLKVAKYTSPHLVDFRERFLIDGRAVSEAQITGFLDEWTPTVERLGATFFEATTAMAFHLFAEAEVDVAVIETGLGGRLDATNAQTPLVAGVTGIALDHVEWLGTTREQIAPEKAGIYKPGVPAVVGERDLSIRTILAAEAARRGATPIRVVAEEGTAREVRVSAAGTTFVWEPGPGGSALGGPLEVTTALPGRHQASNALVALTMLDAIPGPLRVRPEEAIPALAQVSLPGRFSRHGDWIFDVAHNPDGAGVSAETLRAVGPKGPVVALVSVLGDKDWRGMLQALGGAVDHFVLTNTPTAPASRAWVASEALAFARASGYSAELEPDFDAALALAPTRGATVLVTGSFHTVGDAMSRLAVSPTPG from the coding sequence GTGGGCGAGCTCCTGACCGGTCGCAGCTACCGCGAAGCACTCGACTTCCTGTTCGCGCGCACCACGGGACAATGGAAGCTGGGCCTGGAGCGCATCGAGGCCTTCCTCGCGGCGCTGGGCGATCCGCACCGGCGCATCCGGACGCTCCACGTCGCGGGGACCAACGGGAAGGGCAGCGTCTGCGCCTCCCTGGAGGCGGTCCTGCGCGCGCGAGGCCTCAAGGTCGCGAAGTACACGTCGCCGCACCTCGTCGACTTCCGGGAGCGGTTCCTCATCGACGGGCGCGCCGTGAGCGAGGCGCAGATCACGGGGTTCCTGGACGAGTGGACGCCGACCGTCGAGCGGCTCGGGGCGACCTTCTTCGAGGCGACGACGGCGATGGCCTTCCACCTCTTCGCGGAGGCGGAGGTGGACGTCGCGGTGATCGAGACCGGCCTCGGCGGGCGACTCGACGCGACCAACGCGCAGACCCCGCTGGTCGCCGGGGTGACGGGGATCGCCCTCGACCACGTGGAGTGGTTGGGGACGACGCGGGAGCAGATCGCCCCGGAGAAGGCGGGGATCTACAAGCCCGGCGTGCCCGCGGTGGTGGGGGAGCGCGACCTGTCGATCCGGACGATCCTGGCCGCCGAGGCGGCGCGGCGTGGGGCGACGCCCATCCGAGTGGTCGCCGAGGAGGGGACCGCTCGCGAGGTCCGGGTGAGCGCCGCCGGGACGACCTTCGTGTGGGAGCCGGGGCCGGGAGGGAGCGCCCTCGGCGGCCCGCTGGAGGTCACAACGGCCCTTCCGGGGCGCCACCAGGCCTCGAACGCCTTGGTGGCGCTCACCATGCTCGACGCCATCCCCGGGCCGCTCCGGGTCCGGCCCGAGGAGGCGATCCCGGCGCTGGCGCAGGTCTCCCTCCCGGGGCGGTTCTCCCGTCATGGGGACTGGATCTTCGACGTCGCGCACAACCCCGACGGGGCTGGAGTGAGCGCAGAGACGCTCCGCGCCGTAGGCCCGAAGGGACCGGTCGTCGCGCTGGTGAGTGTGCTGGGCGACAAGGACTGGCGCGGGATGCTCCAGGCGCTCGGCGGGGCGGTGGACCACTTCGTCCTTACCAACACGCCGACCGCCCCGGCGAGCCGGGCCTGGGTCGCGAGCGAGGCCCTCGCGTTCGCGCGCGCGAGCGGGTACTCGGCCGAGTTGGAGCCTGATTTCGACGCCGCGCTCGCGCTGGCGCCCACCCGGGGCGCGACCGTGCTGGTGACCGGCTCGTTCCACACGGTCGGCGATGCGATGTCACGGTTGGCGGTGAGTCCGACGCCCGGGTAA
- a CDS encoding proline--tRNA ligase, protein MADDKKLTTRAEDFSAWYNELVLRAELADYSPVKGSMVIRPNGYGIWERMQRALDDMFKETGHVNAYFPLFIPQSFLQKEAQHVEGFAPETAVVTHGGGKELEEPLVVRPTSETIIYHMFAKWTQSYRDLPILMNQWANVVRWEMRTRLFLRTLEFLWQEGHTAHATHDEAEAETRKMLGVYRAFMEGWIAMPVITGQKTESEKFAGALRTYSCEAMMQDNKALQAGTSHNLGQNFAKAFDLKFQDVNGEIAFAWNTSWGVSTRMVGGLVMTHSDDNGLVTPPKLAPIEVVIIPIYKTDEERARVVEAAHRTKAELTAWTGRGASDKLRVTVDDRDGIKPGAKYYEWELRGVPLRLEIGPKDLEKGSVFSARRDIKAKAALPMAGLPEAVAKLLETIQSDLLAAAKARREANSHRNVTSYAQLKEIMEGPGGFVYAGWNGDPAVEAKVKEETKATIRCIPDPEFRSADAPTTCLITGEPAKHEVIWAKAY, encoded by the coding sequence ATGGCTGACGACAAGAAGCTGACGACACGCGCCGAGGACTTCAGCGCGTGGTACAACGAACTCGTGCTCCGCGCCGAGCTGGCCGACTACTCGCCCGTGAAGGGGTCGATGGTCATCCGGCCCAATGGCTACGGCATCTGGGAACGGATGCAGCGCGCCCTCGACGACATGTTCAAGGAGACGGGACATGTCAACGCGTACTTCCCGCTCTTCATCCCGCAGAGCTTCCTGCAGAAGGAGGCGCAGCACGTCGAGGGCTTCGCGCCCGAGACGGCGGTCGTCACGCATGGCGGCGGCAAGGAGCTCGAGGAGCCCCTCGTCGTCCGGCCGACGTCGGAGACGATCATCTATCACATGTTCGCGAAGTGGACGCAGAGCTATCGCGACCTGCCCATCCTGATGAACCAGTGGGCGAACGTCGTCCGGTGGGAGATGCGCACGCGGCTCTTCCTCCGCACGCTCGAGTTCCTCTGGCAGGAGGGGCACACCGCGCACGCCACGCATGACGAGGCGGAGGCGGAGACGCGCAAGATGCTCGGCGTCTATCGGGCGTTCATGGAGGGGTGGATCGCGATGCCGGTGATCACCGGCCAGAAGACCGAGAGCGAGAAGTTCGCCGGCGCGCTGCGCACGTACTCGTGCGAGGCGATGATGCAGGACAACAAGGCGCTGCAGGCGGGCACTTCGCACAACCTCGGGCAGAACTTCGCCAAGGCGTTCGACCTCAAGTTCCAGGACGTGAACGGCGAGATCGCGTTCGCGTGGAACACGTCGTGGGGCGTGTCGACGCGCATGGTCGGCGGCCTCGTGATGACGCACTCGGATGACAACGGGCTCGTCACGCCGCCGAAGCTCGCGCCGATTGAGGTCGTGATCATCCCGATCTACAAGACCGACGAGGAGCGGGCGCGGGTCGTCGAGGCGGCACACCGGACGAAGGCCGAGCTGACCGCGTGGACCGGCCGTGGCGCGAGCGACAAGCTCCGCGTGACCGTCGACGACCGCGACGGCATCAAGCCGGGCGCCAAGTACTACGAGTGGGAGCTCCGCGGCGTCCCCCTCCGCCTCGAGATCGGCCCCAAGGACCTCGAGAAGGGGAGCGTCTTCTCCGCCCGCCGCGACATCAAGGCCAAGGCGGCCCTTCCGATGGCGGGGCTGCCCGAGGCGGTCGCGAAATTGCTCGAGACGATCCAGTCCGACCTGCTGGCGGCCGCCAAGGCGCGTCGCGAGGCGAACTCTCATCGCAACGTCACCTCGTACGCGCAGCTCAAGGAGATCATGGAGGGGCCGGGCGGCTTCGTGTACGCCGGGTGGAACGGCGATCCCGCCGTCGAGGCCAAAGTGAAGGAAGAGACGAAGGCGACCATTCGTTGCATCCCCGATCCCGAGTTCCGCTCCGCGGACGCGCCCACGACCTGCCTCATCACCGGGGAGCCGGCGAAGCACGAGGTGATCTGGGCGAAGGCCTACTGA